A genomic segment from uncultured Desulfuromonas sp. encodes:
- a CDS encoding LysE family translocator, whose translation MPSPDTLLSFFIAATLLGLAPGPDNLFVLTQSMRHGARAGWLVTAGLCTGLLGHTAAVAFGVAVLFEQSALAFNLLKIAGVVYLLYLAWLTVRNNYSDAQTSSTPRLSSAKLYRRGVIMNLTNPKVSLFFLAFLPQFAQPQIGPLRQQMFIFGGLFIMTTIIIFGIIASLSGSIGRYLQRHSATQRIMDRLTAIVFVALAAKLLSTSR comes from the coding sequence ATGCCCAGTCCGGACACTCTTTTATCTTTTTTCATCGCCGCAACGCTCCTCGGTCTGGCACCGGGACCAGACAACCTGTTCGTTCTGACCCAATCCATGCGCCACGGAGCAAGAGCCGGCTGGCTGGTTACCGCCGGGTTATGCACGGGGCTTCTCGGTCACACGGCAGCCGTCGCGTTTGGCGTGGCGGTTCTCTTTGAACAGTCGGCGCTGGCGTTTAATCTGTTGAAAATCGCCGGTGTGGTTTATTTGCTCTACCTGGCTTGGCTGACAGTGCGAAACAACTACAGTGACGCGCAGACATCGTCCACGCCCCGCCTAAGCTCCGCAAAACTTTATCGTCGCGGGGTGATCATGAATTTAACCAACCCCAAGGTGTCGCTGTTTTTTCTGGCCTTCTTACCGCAATTTGCCCAACCTCAGATCGGACCGCTCCGTCAGCAGATGTTCATCTTCGGTGGACTGTTTATTATGACGACAATTATCATCTTCGGCATCATTGCCAGTTTGTCCGGCAGTATCGGCCGCTACCTGCAACGTCACAGCGCAACCCAACGGATCATGGACCGCCTCACCGCCATCGTTTTTGTCGCACTGGCGGCAAAACTGTTATCCACCAGCCGTTAG
- a CDS encoding glycosyltransferase family 2 protein encodes MKILTDILTTLHFVAMAGLACYGLHRLWMLRHWLALSRHHNTTLFWQDDATCPVVTVQLPLYNERFVARRLIDATAQLDWPKECLQIQVLDDSNDETCGVVDEGVAYWQTQGIDIVVLRRDNRQGYKAGALAVATPEARGEFLALFDADFIPEQDFLRRIMGHFDQPEVGMVQARWGFLNRNQSWLTQLQAILLGPHFGVEHRVRCQQGLFFNFNGTAGVWRRQTIADGGGWQADTVTEDLDLSYRCQMKGWKFRYVDDIVVPSELPVTLGDFRGQQQRWAKGSMQTARKILPLVLRSGQPNGVKIEAMAHLLANLGWLCAALASLTLYPALLSRSTFHLWQILTIDVPLFLLASLAILSYFFLYAYREIGWKAALWVPILPLLTLGMAPSLAWAALCGLFQNGGVFNRTAKYGASEQGPVKRLLPVYSHKSHRVLWVNGSLGIYSIFPVVLTIQQHHWLALPLVALFPLGFFLVFVKDFLEVRHNL; translated from the coding sequence ATGAAAATTTTGACTGATATTTTAACGACTTTGCACTTTGTCGCCATGGCAGGGCTCGCCTGTTATGGCTTGCACCGTTTATGGATGCTGCGCCACTGGTTGGCGTTGTCGCGCCATCACAATACCACTTTATTTTGGCAGGATGATGCAACATGCCCGGTGGTAACTGTTCAGTTGCCTTTGTATAATGAGCGTTTTGTCGCTCGTCGTCTTATTGATGCCACGGCGCAGCTTGACTGGCCGAAAGAGTGTTTGCAGATTCAGGTTCTGGATGATTCCAACGACGAAACCTGTGGTGTTGTCGATGAAGGCGTTGCATATTGGCAGACGCAGGGAATTGATATTGTCGTGTTGCGTCGCGATAATCGTCAGGGGTATAAGGCTGGAGCACTGGCCGTTGCTACACCGGAAGCCCGTGGAGAATTCCTGGCACTGTTTGATGCGGATTTTATTCCAGAGCAGGATTTTCTGCGGCGGATCATGGGCCATTTTGATCAGCCTGAAGTGGGGATGGTTCAGGCGCGTTGGGGCTTTTTGAACCGTAATCAAAGCTGGTTGACGCAGCTCCAGGCCATTTTACTTGGTCCTCATTTTGGGGTCGAACACCGTGTACGTTGTCAGCAGGGGTTGTTTTTCAACTTTAACGGCACGGCAGGGGTCTGGCGCCGCCAAACGATTGCTGACGGTGGTGGCTGGCAGGCGGACACGGTGACTGAAGATCTTGATCTGAGCTACCGTTGTCAGATGAAGGGATGGAAATTCCGCTACGTTGACGATATCGTTGTTCCTTCGGAATTGCCGGTCACTCTGGGAGACTTTAGAGGTCAGCAACAACGCTGGGCCAAAGGTTCCATGCAGACAGCCCGCAAGATTCTTCCGCTGGTCTTGCGTTCTGGGCAACCAAACGGCGTTAAAATTGAAGCCATGGCGCATTTGTTGGCCAATCTGGGTTGGTTATGTGCGGCGTTAGCCAGTTTGACCCTTTATCCCGCTCTGTTATCCCGCTCGACATTCCATCTCTGGCAGATTCTGACCATCGATGTTCCGTTATTTCTCCTCGCCAGTCTGGCAATCCTCAGCTATTTCTTTCTTTATGCCTATCGGGAGATTGGCTGGAAAGCAGCCCTGTGGGTTCCCATTTTACCACTGTTGACTCTGGGCATGGCACCGAGTCTGGCTTGGGCAGCATTGTGCGGCTTGTTTCAGAATGGTGGCGTGTTTAACCGCACCGCCAAATATGGTGCCTCGGAACAGGGGCCTGTCAAACGACTTCTGCCGGTGTATAGCCATAAATCGCATCGCGTGCTGTGGGTTAATGGCAGTTTGGGAATTTATTCCATCTTTCCGGTTGTCCTGACCATTCAGCAGCATCACTGGCTGGCTTTGCCTCTGGTTGCTCTGTTCCCTTTAGGCTTCTTTCTTGTTTTCGTCAAAGATTTTCTCGAAGTACGGCACAATCTTTAA
- a CDS encoding glycosyltransferase family 2 protein, which yields MLHTHNGTTALIIPARNEAESLPLVLKNIPQSIQQVIVVDNGSTDSTAQIARYHGATVVSEPRPGYGQACLAGIAFLKQDPPDIVAFADGDGSDNHKELSRLISILETEQRDMVLAQRIPQSRQALSPQQRFGNGLATLLISLIWGGSYQDLGPMRVIRWQSLMNLDMRDCNFGWTIEMQIKALQQELSIREIPVTYLPRIAGESKISRTAKGVIQAGTKILWVVAREAWRSRSQLLRRALKRPSNALRAKASKGADQI from the coding sequence ATGCTGCACACTCACAACGGCACAACCGCATTAATCATTCCGGCCCGCAACGAGGCTGAATCACTCCCTCTGGTTCTCAAAAACATTCCGCAGAGCATCCAACAGGTCATTGTCGTTGATAACGGCTCAACGGATTCAACCGCCCAGATTGCCCGTTATCATGGCGCGACGGTCGTCTCCGAACCTCGCCCCGGTTATGGACAGGCCTGCCTGGCGGGAATTGCGTTTCTAAAACAGGATCCTCCCGACATTGTCGCCTTTGCTGATGGCGACGGCAGTGACAATCACAAGGAGTTGAGCCGATTGATCTCGATTCTCGAAACAGAACAACGCGACATGGTTCTGGCACAGCGCATCCCCCAAAGTCGTCAAGCCCTCAGCCCGCAACAGCGCTTTGGCAATGGCCTGGCGACATTACTCATCAGCCTGATCTGGGGAGGAAGCTATCAGGATCTCGGGCCGATGCGCGTCATCCGTTGGCAGTCGCTGATGAATCTGGACATGCGGGATTGTAATTTTGGCTGGACCATTGAAATGCAGATCAAAGCATTACAACAGGAGTTAAGCATTCGAGAAATTCCCGTAACGTATCTGCCACGGATTGCCGGAGAATCAAAAATCAGCCGCACCGCCAAAGGGGTGATACAGGCCGGGACTAAAATTCTTTGGGTTGTCGCCCGTGAGGCCTGGCGCAGTCGTTCTCAACTTCTCCGTCGAGCCTTGAAGCGACCGAGCAACGCACTCAGAGCTAAAGCGAGTAAAGGAGCCGACCAGATATAA
- a CDS encoding glycosyltransferase 87 family protein: MSITSINNRMGRSDKLLLAGLIVAGIIVGISYSLLAKTVDLRLFMPEMIGLSGVILATVCVLLCFPCPVQKRKITFVLMTLAIFFRLLFILSPPQLSDDVYRYLWDGAQLFHGHNPYAQAPQQVVAPSAELTKLQGQINHAHLVTIYPPAAQLFFALSGGSLLVYKLVCSLVDLGSCLLLLHLLQRMNRSPLWLAVYAWHPLVILEGTGSGHIDILAVFFLLGALTLAISPKVQTGAGCGLLWMLAVMTKVFPLIFGPFLWLALPVSQRRAFFVSATATALVLVLPFSPEILNALDTLGTYSRHWEFSGFTFQQLRRWLGSGDLTRLLLAAVFILILCGSWLHLRSHCGERTFPERLLRVLLFILLAFLLLTPTLHPWYALYLVAFVALTPHVAGLVLSWSVLLSYQVVTVYHLSGVWQEQGALAFYIWSAPLLALALSALLGRFKARRRS, from the coding sequence GTGAGCATAACAAGCATCAATAATAGAATGGGGCGGAGTGATAAACTACTTTTAGCCGGTTTGATTGTTGCTGGCATCATCGTTGGTATCTCCTATAGCCTTCTGGCCAAGACGGTAGATCTCCGTCTGTTTATGCCGGAAATGATCGGTTTAAGTGGCGTGATTCTCGCCACGGTTTGTGTGTTGCTTTGTTTCCCTTGCCCAGTTCAGAAGCGAAAGATCACCTTTGTGCTTATGACTCTGGCCATTTTCTTCAGGCTGTTATTCATCCTGTCGCCGCCGCAACTCTCAGATGATGTGTATCGTTATTTGTGGGATGGTGCCCAACTGTTCCATGGACACAATCCCTACGCTCAGGCTCCCCAACAGGTTGTTGCACCATCTGCAGAGTTGACGAAGCTGCAGGGGCAGATCAACCATGCCCATCTGGTCACCATTTATCCGCCCGCCGCCCAGCTGTTTTTTGCGCTGTCAGGCGGGTCTCTGCTGGTCTATAAACTTGTTTGCAGCCTGGTTGATCTTGGTAGCTGCCTGCTCTTGTTGCATCTGTTACAGCGGATGAACCGTTCACCCCTGTGGCTGGCTGTGTATGCCTGGCATCCACTGGTGATTCTCGAAGGTACCGGTTCCGGCCATATCGACATTCTGGCCGTTTTTTTTCTGCTCGGTGCTTTGACGCTGGCCATCTCTCCAAAAGTGCAGACCGGTGCAGGGTGTGGTCTGTTGTGGATGCTGGCAGTCATGACCAAAGTCTTTCCGCTGATTTTTGGGCCCTTTTTATGGCTGGCCCTGCCAGTATCTCAGCGACGCGCTTTTTTCGTCAGTGCCACCGCAACCGCGCTGGTCTTGGTTTTGCCCTTCTCTCCCGAGATTCTCAACGCGTTGGATACGTTGGGAACCTATTCACGCCATTGGGAGTTCTCCGGCTTTACCTTTCAGCAGCTGCGCCGTTGGCTAGGCTCCGGTGATCTGACCCGTCTTCTGCTGGCTGCCGTTTTTATTCTGATCCTTTGCGGCAGCTGGCTGCACTTGCGGTCCCACTGTGGGGAGAGGACGTTTCCAGAACGACTATTGCGCGTCCTGTTGTTTATCCTCCTGGCTTTTCTTCTCCTGACTCCGACGTTGCATCCCTGGTATGCTCTTTATCTGGTGGCCTTTGTTGCCCTGACTCCTCATGTCGCGGGGTTGGTCCTGAGTTGGAGCGTCTTACTCAGTTACCAGGTGGTGACCGTCTATCATCTCAGCGGTGTCTGGCAGGAACAAGGCGCTCTAGCGTTTTATATCTGGTCGGCTCCTTTACTCGCTTTAGCTCTGAGTGCGTTGCTCGGTCGCTTCAAGGCTCGACGGAGAAGTTGA
- a CDS encoding rhodanese-like domain-containing protein: protein MLTLSIQNVSAFSLQRLTIDQGSQRLQEMAILDARPLTQYQQGHLPSASSFSWEDYTRPGSDGVNYRMLPDDELTAALGRLGISETSAVLIYGDADTSWGGEGWVAWLLAWLGHQGPVYILDGGIQAWQAANLPITNAPATTVSTTYTATQQPQLLISAQEIASRQDELNLVDTRNYWMEWIPGHLPTAIHLDWKDLYAGPNNRAIDAAALKQLLADKGIDLKKPVVYYCTGGIRSGYAWMVHELAGLPTAINFEGGTEEWNAYKKTH from the coding sequence ATGCTCACACTATCCATCCAAAATGTCTCGGCTTTTAGCCTGCAAAGACTGACAATCGACCAGGGCTCTCAGCGTCTGCAGGAGATGGCCATACTTGATGCCCGTCCACTGACTCAATATCAACAGGGCCACCTGCCCTCTGCCAGCTCATTTAGCTGGGAGGACTATACCAGACCCGGCAGTGATGGCGTCAACTACCGAATGCTCCCTGATGACGAACTGACGGCAGCTCTGGGGCGCCTCGGGATTTCGGAAACATCTGCCGTGCTGATTTACGGTGACGCCGATACCAGCTGGGGTGGCGAAGGTTGGGTGGCGTGGCTGCTGGCATGGCTGGGTCATCAGGGTCCTGTCTATATCCTTGACGGCGGTATTCAGGCCTGGCAAGCCGCCAACCTGCCCATCACCAATGCTCCGGCAACCACCGTCTCGACAACTTATACGGCGACCCAACAACCCCAGTTGCTGATTTCTGCTCAAGAGATCGCCTCGCGTCAGGACGAACTGAACCTGGTCGATACACGCAACTACTGGATGGAATGGATTCCCGGTCATCTGCCCACCGCTATACATCTGGACTGGAAAGACCTCTACGCAGGCCCCAACAACCGCGCCATTGATGCGGCAGCATTAAAGCAATTGCTGGCGGACAAAGGAATCGATCTGAAAAAGCCGGTGGTTTATTACTGCACGGGCGGTATCCGTTCCGGGTATGCCTGGATGGTTCACGAGCTGGCCGGACTACCCACAGCCATTAATTTTGAAGGCGGCACTGAAGAGTGGAACGCCTATAAAAAAACGCACTGA
- a CDS encoding VTT domain-containing protein, whose protein sequence is MIRLPEPAADHSDLHILVDGCTDCGACLRQCAFLERYGSPAAIQKLYEQDPEQGRIAFSCSLCGLCNAVCPADLPLDEYFLSMRRHYVNGHPQQLKKYGGLRFYESVGTSTLFSHYALPENCTTVFFPGCALAGSRPQRTWELYQHLKTAQPTLGLVLDCCTKPSHDLGDVERFNDKFFPLRSFLETHQVKTVITACPNCFQVFKRYAPSMECRSVYQVLNEGELPAAPEMHGTITLHDPCVSRHEAAVHDSVRSLVTHVGLECREMKNSRKTALCCGEGGCVMAEDAELAVSWRRRRADQAGDNLIVSYCAGCVDSLRGESTATHVLDLVFDPLTALDREQKSPGSVKRYLNRLQLKKRAKKQIDCHIRGDRRMTTEKKSKNRLGQIAVFTLLLAAIVTLKMTGAADYLQPEKLRDWIASTGYWAPVIFIVLYTAAPALFLPGLPLTILGGILFGPIWGVVYTITGATAGACVAFLVARYLGRDWIRAKLTAPRWQKLDEDVARNGWKVVAFTRLIPLFPFNLLNYAFGLTNIRFSHYAITSFICMLPATIAFISLSSSLGELIKGQISREFIIGITLVVVLSLLPILWKRKQAKRRENP, encoded by the coding sequence ATGATACGATTACCTGAACCCGCGGCGGACCACAGCGACCTGCATATTCTTGTCGATGGTTGTACCGACTGCGGTGCCTGCCTGCGCCAATGTGCGTTTCTCGAGCGTTACGGTTCTCCTGCCGCGATTCAAAAGCTGTATGAACAGGATCCGGAACAGGGACGCATCGCTTTTTCCTGCAGCCTGTGTGGACTGTGTAATGCGGTTTGTCCCGCCGATCTGCCGTTGGACGAATATTTTCTTTCCATGCGCCGCCACTATGTCAACGGCCATCCGCAACAGCTAAAAAAATATGGCGGGCTGCGTTTTTATGAATCGGTCGGCACCTCCACGCTATTCAGCCACTATGCCTTGCCGGAAAATTGCACGACCGTATTCTTCCCCGGCTGCGCGTTAGCCGGCAGCCGTCCACAACGCACCTGGGAGTTGTATCAGCATCTGAAAACAGCTCAGCCGACTCTCGGCCTTGTTCTTGATTGCTGTACAAAGCCTTCCCATGACCTTGGTGATGTCGAGCGTTTCAACGACAAATTCTTTCCGCTACGCTCTTTTCTTGAAACCCATCAGGTCAAAACAGTGATTACCGCCTGCCCGAACTGTTTTCAGGTTTTCAAGCGCTATGCCCCCAGCATGGAATGCCGTTCGGTTTATCAGGTCCTTAACGAAGGGGAGCTCCCTGCGGCTCCTGAAATGCACGGCACGATAACCCTCCATGACCCCTGCGTCAGTCGTCATGAAGCGGCTGTTCATGATTCCGTGCGTTCACTGGTGACGCACGTCGGCCTGGAATGCCGCGAGATGAAGAACAGCCGAAAAACCGCACTGTGTTGTGGCGAGGGCGGCTGTGTCATGGCTGAAGATGCTGAGCTGGCAGTGAGTTGGCGTCGCCGCCGTGCAGACCAGGCTGGCGACAACCTCATTGTCAGCTATTGTGCAGGATGCGTTGATTCTCTGCGTGGCGAATCCACCGCAACGCATGTCCTGGATCTGGTATTTGATCCTCTTACCGCTCTGGATCGGGAACAAAAAAGCCCTGGCTCCGTAAAGCGCTACCTCAATCGCCTGCAACTTAAAAAACGCGCAAAAAAACAGATAGACTGCCATATCCGTGGAGATCGTCGCATGACCACCGAAAAGAAATCGAAAAATCGTCTTGGACAAATCGCTGTTTTTACCCTCTTGCTGGCAGCGATTGTCACCTTGAAAATGACCGGCGCAGCCGACTACCTGCAACCGGAAAAGCTTCGTGACTGGATCGCTTCAACCGGCTACTGGGCACCGGTAATTTTCATCGTGCTGTACACGGCCGCACCCGCCCTGTTTCTCCCCGGTTTGCCGTTAACCATTCTCGGAGGAATTTTATTTGGCCCAATCTGGGGCGTTGTCTACACCATCACCGGCGCAACAGCGGGTGCCTGCGTCGCTTTTCTCGTGGCCCGTTACCTGGGGCGTGACTGGATCCGCGCCAAACTAACCGCTCCCCGTTGGCAAAAGCTTGATGAAGATGTCGCGCGCAATGGCTGGAAAGTCGTCGCCTTTACCCGGCTGATTCCCCTGTTCCCGTTCAATCTGCTTAATTATGCGTTCGGGTTAACAAATATCCGCTTCAGCCACTACGCCATTACCTCGTTTATTTGCATGCTGCCAGCGACTATTGCATTCATTTCATTGTCAAGTTCACTTGGTGAATTGATCAAAGGCCAGATTTCGCGTGAATTCATCATCGGCATCACTCTTGTGGTGGTCTTGTCCCTGCTGCCTATTCTGTGGAAGAGAAAGCAGGCCAAGCGCCGTGAAAATCCTTAA
- a CDS encoding GPMC system transcriptional regulator has product MPPAPFGHLADVHKINSYGKENLEEILHVIAEAVNRLTQQNRCRIYLEDLTNGSLSCAMATGVSSNELLENNFPINSSSYPVSSVFASQQETVVEDTTLSRRFDCELECRFQIASSYLLPILRDNRAMGVLCVDSGRHQLPSEQQRRELVDFLAQVATTLDQARKYHQQLLLARQVDEQKKREAAFSMMKSAVRLVDNLSLASVLIPSAKSADSDEEGLQILASYSQERDDRKIYEDEQLISLSKGESLLSRYIANNGIIIDDRFLAPMYIPNLQEEDLQKRYLTEELGLKSLYVVPRYEASTKRILCVVNYYTDKSYTFNEFEQRLLEAHAEMAERVIQEIGGEHMEIQVLAEINDLLQERFEGLQPFLSRVLSKATELIGADTGSIAVVREQEDGRWLVVEESSGTLIGAKSKEWRKKNIPPIRIGGYELPPDQRSLTGYAAHSSHTQLIVNTDDIKDQGGFYLDLANNIKSELAVPVISEEKVLAVICLNSFRSYYFTEEHKRILQIVGRMISRYLADLQQIEALTGEVKHLRSDVGYKDPNISSYKLGNIIGNSQKAKGVVKFIQTVTPPIFYRLASWNQKNIEEATLGLPSILITGETGSGKEFLFNNIYSRLNEMYQAQLNPRRELPVKKSNIAAYSGELTYSELFGHKRGAFTGAHTDRKGILEEAHGGVVFLDEIGDADPKTQVQLLRFLDNGGFVRLGDNTTRYSRVLLVAATNKNLHQLIQEGLFREDLYHRLSELTVEVPSLNERRDDIADLSIHFLGKLYRVYKRGDDPNDAPVLSIAAQQVLKEHYYQGNMRELRSILLRALFFRQGRVIGPEDIRRALDSAPSAETTLPMGDLAEKTATKIFHAIVNEQGDFWSAVYAPYSAHQISRDVVATVVQLAREQGASTMPRIAAMLKACDARSEDDNERKTFYKFKNFLYKTIRIT; this is encoded by the coding sequence ATGCCTCCTGCTCCCTTTGGACACCTGGCCGACGTCCACAAAATCAATAGTTACGGCAAAGAGAATCTCGAAGAGATCCTCCATGTCATCGCTGAAGCCGTTAATCGACTGACTCAGCAAAACCGCTGTCGCATCTATCTGGAAGATCTGACCAATGGCAGTCTCTCCTGTGCCATGGCAACAGGTGTCAGCAGCAACGAACTTCTTGAAAACAACTTTCCAATTAACAGCAGCTCATATCCTGTCTCAAGTGTCTTCGCTAGTCAGCAGGAAACGGTTGTCGAAGACACCACCCTGTCACGACGTTTTGACTGCGAGCTCGAATGCCGTTTTCAGATTGCTTCAAGCTACCTTCTGCCGATCTTACGAGACAATCGTGCCATGGGTGTTTTGTGTGTCGACAGTGGCCGCCATCAGCTCCCTTCAGAACAGCAACGGCGTGAACTTGTCGATTTCCTGGCACAAGTGGCGACAACTCTCGACCAGGCCCGTAAGTATCACCAACAGCTGCTTCTCGCCCGACAGGTGGATGAGCAAAAGAAACGTGAAGCGGCTTTTTCCATGATGAAATCGGCGGTGCGCCTGGTGGACAACCTGTCGCTGGCTTCCGTGTTAATCCCATCGGCCAAAAGTGCCGATAGCGATGAAGAGGGCTTACAGATCCTCGCCTCCTATTCGCAAGAGAGGGACGACCGGAAAATCTATGAAGATGAGCAGTTGATCAGCCTGAGCAAAGGGGAATCACTGCTGTCGCGTTACATCGCCAATAACGGCATTATAATCGACGACCGTTTTCTCGCCCCCATGTATATCCCCAACCTGCAGGAGGAAGATCTCCAGAAACGCTACTTGACTGAAGAGCTGGGCCTCAAATCTCTCTATGTCGTCCCCCGCTACGAAGCCAGCACCAAGCGGATTCTGTGCGTCGTCAATTATTATACAGACAAGAGCTATACGTTTAACGAATTTGAACAGCGCCTACTCGAAGCGCACGCCGAAATGGCGGAACGAGTTATCCAGGAGATCGGCGGCGAGCACATGGAGATTCAGGTCCTGGCCGAGATCAATGATCTGCTTCAGGAACGTTTCGAGGGGCTGCAACCGTTTTTAAGCCGGGTCCTCTCCAAAGCCACTGAACTGATTGGTGCCGACACCGGCAGCATTGCCGTTGTGCGTGAACAGGAAGATGGTCGCTGGCTGGTGGTTGAGGAATCTTCAGGAACGCTGATCGGTGCCAAGAGCAAAGAATGGCGCAAAAAGAACATTCCACCCATCCGGATTGGCGGTTATGAACTGCCCCCGGATCAGCGCAGCCTGACCGGTTATGCCGCGCACAGCAGTCATACCCAGCTCATCGTCAATACAGACGACATCAAGGACCAGGGGGGATTTTATCTCGATCTGGCCAACAACATCAAAAGCGAATTGGCCGTGCCGGTCATCAGCGAAGAGAAGGTATTAGCGGTCATCTGCCTCAATAGCTTTCGCAGTTACTACTTCACCGAAGAGCATAAGCGGATTCTGCAAATCGTCGGCCGGATGATTTCGCGATACCTCGCCGATCTGCAGCAAATCGAAGCGCTTACCGGAGAAGTCAAGCACCTGCGCTCCGATGTCGGTTACAAGGATCCGAACATCTCCTCGTACAAGCTGGGCAATATCATCGGTAACTCGCAAAAGGCCAAAGGCGTCGTCAAATTCATTCAGACGGTAACGCCACCGATCTTTTACCGCCTAGCCTCGTGGAATCAAAAAAACATTGAAGAAGCGACCCTCGGTCTGCCGTCGATTCTCATTACCGGTGAAACCGGCAGTGGTAAAGAATTTCTGTTCAACAACATCTACTCGCGCCTCAACGAAATGTATCAAGCTCAGCTCAATCCACGTCGCGAGCTGCCGGTCAAGAAAAGCAATATCGCCGCGTACAGTGGCGAGTTAACCTATTCCGAGCTGTTCGGCCACAAACGAGGAGCATTTACCGGGGCCCATACGGACCGTAAAGGGATTCTCGAAGAGGCCCATGGCGGTGTGGTTTTTCTCGATGAAATCGGTGACGCCGATCCCAAAACCCAGGTTCAGCTCTTGCGCTTTCTCGACAATGGCGGATTTGTCCGACTCGGCGACAATACCACGCGCTACTCTCGGGTCTTACTCGTTGCCGCGACCAACAAAAATCTTCATCAGCTCATTCAGGAAGGGTTGTTTCGCGAAGACCTTTACCATCGTCTCTCGGAGCTGACCGTCGAAGTTCCCTCCCTCAATGAACGACGTGACGACATTGCCGACCTCAGCATCCATTTTCTCGGTAAGTTATATCGGGTGTACAAACGGGGGGATGATCCGAATGACGCGCCGGTACTGAGTATCGCCGCGCAACAGGTTCTCAAGGAGCACTATTATCAGGGGAATATGCGCGAGCTGCGTTCCATCTTATTACGCGCGTTATTCTTCCGCCAAGGCAGGGTCATCGGCCCGGAAGATATCCGTCGCGCCCTCGACAGTGCCCCAAGCGCTGAAACAACGTTGCCAATGGGAGATCTTGCGGAAAAAACCGCCACCAAAATTTTTCACGCCATTGTCAATGAGCAGGGGGATTTCTGGTCAGCCGTGTACGCGCCCTATTCCGCCCATCAGATCTCGCGTGATGTGGTGGCCACCGTGGTTCAGCTGGCCCGGGAGCAGGGAGCCTCGACCATGCCACGCATCGCAGCCATGCTGAAAGCCTGCGATGCGCGCAGTGAGGATGATAATGAGCGCAAGACTTTTTACAAGTTCAAGAATTTTCTCTACAAGACCATCCGGATTACCTAA